GTAGAGCCTCCCGTTAAGGTTGAGGATACGGCCTTTTACGATCAATGAATCGGTTGAAGCACTGCAAAATTGTATTAAACCTGAAAAGAGGACGGAAAGCAGGATGAAGCGCATGCACGTGGCTATTAAAATTTGATAACGAAAAATAGCCAGCGTTTTTTACCCCTGCAAATTTGTTTCTTTTATTCCCCTGTTTCAGGACATTAAAGAGATGCTCAGGTGCGGTCGGGACCGACAAGTTCCTGGCCCGGCGCGCCATCCTCATACCTAACATATATCCCGTGGTACCGATCCTGTACAGTGAAATCCTTACGAAGCGGGTGGCCTTCCCAATCTTCCGGCAGCAATATCCTGCGCAAGTCGGGATGCCCTTCGAAGTGAATCCCCATCAGATCGAATGCTTCCCGCTCGTGCCAGTTGGCGGTGCGCCAGATGTGGCTTACAGTGGGCACGGAAGGAAGCGGATCGCTCTCGGCATTTCTTGGGAACACCGCTTTTATGGCCAGATCGGTATGGTACGGAATCGAAGTCAGATTATAGATTACTTCCATAGTGGCGAGCCCAGGGCCATTATCGATAGCAGTAATGCAGGCAAGATGGTCAAAAAATAAACGGTTATCCTGATGCAGAAACGCACATATTTCGGCAATTTTCTCAACCGGAACAATCAGAATAGGCTGTGGCCCTTTTGTATCTGCGTCAACCGCAATGTCCGGGAATCTTTCAACGATAAGTGCGCTGATCTCTTGAAAAGTCATAATTCGGCAATTTAGGTAGTGGCCATTTCAGCGGCTTCCATTTCAAGAAACAGGGAGGGCGCGACTTCTTTAGTATTTCTTATTTTCTCCTGTAGTTTCAAAAACCCGCCGATGAGCGCTTCCGGACGGGGCGGACAACCGGGTACGTATATATCTACCGGTATGATCCTGTCAACCCCTTTCACCACATGATAACCGTGTTCCCAATAGGGGCCACCGCAGTTGGAGCAGCTACCCATCGAGATGACATACCTCGGTTCAGGCATTTGCTCGTAGAGCCTTCTGATGCGGTCTGCCATTTTAAAAGTGACTGTCCCGGCAACGATCATCACGTCGGACTGGCGGGGAGAAGGTCTTGGCATAATCCCGAAACGTTCCAGATCATAGTTGGAAGCATATGCAGCCATCATTTCTATCGCGCAGCAGGCAAGTCCGAACCCCATAGGCCAGAGCGATGAAAGCCGCGCCCAGTTCATCAGATCTTCTGCATTCGTAAGTATAATTCCACCGTCTCCGGTTTTCGGTCTCTCGCTCATTTTGCTTTTCAGGGGGAAAATTCCTTGGTACGGATATTGCTTTAAAGTAATGTCCGGGCTGTACAAAAGTAACCATATTTGGCAAGAATCGGTTTCAGACTTCGTTACAAAACAAATGCATTCAACTTCAACAATATGAAAAACAAATTACTCCTTTTAGCCTCTTTTTTTATCGCGACAGCCGAGTTTGCAAGCGCGCAAACCGACTCGACCGTACGGATTTTCAAGACCGGTATGGCGATCTACGCTGAACTCGGCATGCTGCCGAATAACAGGGTAATCCGGGATCAGCTCTCACGTTTGCAGATCAAACCTTTTGAAGGCATGATGGGTTCGCTGGTACTTGCCCGTCGGACCGAATCGGATAAGTGGTTTTCGGAAGGGCGGATAATCATCATGAACAGCACCAATTATACCACGGATAAAGACCAGCGAAAAGCCTATTTGTCAGGAATCGGTATTGGTACCGATGGTGGCCCGAAGCTGGTGAATACTTCGCGCTGGAACGTGACGATCCCGCTGGGGGTAGATCTGATGCTGTACCGGATGAATATTAAAAGCAATGGTTCAGCGACGCTCGGTCAGGTGGTAAATAATCCTTCCTCGTTTCAGGCGGTGAAGCTTTTTACAGGAAATGTAAACCTGCACGGCGGCATTGGTGTGGATTATAAAATGAATGTGATGCCGAAAGTGAACGATAAAGTTTACCTGAGCGCCAAAGTAACTTACCACCAGCCTTTGTTGGGCAAGAGAAAATGGAGGGGGGAGAATGTGACGATCAGCGACTTGTCTTACCTCAAAGTGAACCAGGTTTATTTTCAGATCGGGGCGGTTATTTTCCCAAAGCCAGGCAAGGATAAAAAGTGGGGCGGAATGCACGGCGTTCACTGACGCTTTCGCTTCTTTGCCATCAAAGTGCGAACCTGGTTTTCTAAAATCTTAATATAAATATCCTTATCGGACTCGGTAAGGTTTTTTTTATGGATTTTTAGCAGGGGCAAATTGACATGGTCATTGCCCGTCCGGTCAGCGATCAGTTCTTCCACGGTAGTCCCGAATACTTCTGCAAACTTTTTGAGCTGCTCGATAGAGGGACTGGTTTCTCCTCTCTCGATATTGGAGTAGTTAGGTTGGGACATTCCGCATTGCTCGGCCACATAGCTCTGCTTAAATCTTTTTTCCTCCCGCTTGGCGAGCAGGTTGCTTGCGATCGTATTCATTTAAGTGTGTGAGTTCGTGAGGATTTATATTGCAATAATTCAAAAAATCTGATTCTTCAACAACTGTTTTTTGAGATTATAAGTAATACTTATATGCGTATTAGTGTAGCTTATAACTTACGGGCGTAGTTTGTTGGAAGTGAAAAATTCTTTCTGTCACTTTGAGTCGCAGGAATACACTTGTGTTTTCCGAGATTTTTACATCCATCAATCTAAATCTACATACATGGTAAACATCAACCGTAGCCAGCTTCCGGGGCTTCTCTCCGCTTTTTTTATCTTAACATTTGCTTCTTGCCAGAGATCCGAGATCGCAACACCGGGTCGGGAAGTTCCCGGACTATCAGTCTCACAATTTGAGGTGTCAATGGACGATGCGGCAGAAGTCGCGTCATTCCATTTGTCAGCCGATTCGGTGGCGAATAAGACTGCTCGTGTGGTTGCAGGCGACAATGAGGTTTTGGAAAGAAAAACGATCACCGACTCGACCAGCAGCGAGCCTCTGTTTTACATTTTCAAAAAAAGAAAAGGATTTACGATTGTATCGGCTGATATGCGGGTAATGCCGGTTCTGGCGTATTCCGAAAAAATCAGAAGTTGACCTGAATAGCGTTCCGAATGGAGTATCGCTGTGGATGGAAATGGCGAAGGAAAAGATCCGGGAAGCAAAGAAAGACACAAACCCGCCGCATCCGATTGTTTTGAAAGAATGGCAAGGATACTTGTCCCGGCAGTTGAGAACTTCGGATACTTATTGCATTGAATGGTATCAGTATGGTCAGTTTCAGTGTAAATACACTTCCACACAAAAGGGGCCGCTGCTAACAACTGAGTGGGGGCAGCGTCACTTGTCTACAACGCAATTAAGCACTGGTGGGGACTGTGATGACTGTGGCAGAAGACTTGCAGGTTGCGGGCCTGTTGCGATGGCGCAATTAGAGGAATTTTATCACCCAAATCCAGCAAGGCCAAGAGTTTCCAACGGTATCTGCACCGCAGTCAACGCAGGACAAGTTAGTCTTGGTTCGCTTATGCAAGTTATGGGGGCGAAGTCGAAGGCCAGCTATAACTATATGGGAACTTGTGCAACTTTTACCTGGCCCGCTAATGTCAAAAGCGGATTAAAGGATTTCGGATTTTCAAATGGGGGTAATGGAAATGAAGCTTATAATTTTGCTTTAATTAAAAGTGAGCTGAATGGAAATCATCCAGTCATTTTTTGGGGCTCAACTTGTCTGGATTGTTTCTCTGATTACCATATATGGATATGTGATGGTTATTTACAGCATCATTACAGTGATTTCAATTGCACTACGAAACAATGCAATCAGTGGAGTTACAGCTACCTAAATATGAATTGGGGCTGGGGTAATGATTCGAATGGATATTTTGCTTTCGGGCAATACAATCCAGCCGAAGGTGACTATAACGCAAATCTACATGTGATCACAGGAATAAGACCATGAACATGAAATCAACAACAATTTATAGATTCTCCCTAGCAGGGTTCAGTCTTTTAGTAATGGCTGGGTGTTTCAAAAAAAACGATAGCCTATTGCCTGACAATAGTTCTGTCAGTTCACTTTTATCTGGCACCTGGATCTTGGAGAAAGTCGAAATTCCGACAAAGACGTTGACGGGTTCACAAATTGGCTACTCCGAAAAGCTTATCATTTCATCTGTCAATGGATATATGGCGGATCAAATTTATCGGGATGATACGCTATTTGCCACGAATTTTCGCGCGGGGTACATAAAACCGGTTCAGAGTGCAAAGAATAGGACTGTACTGATGCATTACCGTGATGGAAGGAAAAGATTCTTCAGGGTTACAATTGTTCTAAGAGAACCTACGATACTAGAAGCATCTCCATATTTGCATGAGCTGGGTGGCGAAGCAGACTCCATCAAATATTACTATTCCCAAAACTGGTGGTAGCAATCTCACTTTGAAGCGTACCGCTCATTTACCTTGCTTGTATAAATCAGGCACGGGCGATTTAATTACCGGTATTAGGCCTTGAACTATGAGAATGAAAAATAAAATAGCTTTTATGCTCGCAATAGTAAGCTTCTTTTCGTGTGACGATGGATGGGGCCCGGGTGGGCCCACTCAGGCACGTTTACATGGTCAATGGCAGCTGGACTCTTCTAAAACTAATGGCAAATTAGACAGCAAACCTTACGAGATTCTTGATATTCACATAAAGGATAAGCAACATATCGAAAATACCTTTCAAGGCGATTCACTGGTAAATGTCCAATATTGGTCAATCAATGCTGGTCCTATCATTGATGATTCTCACAGCACAATACTGGTTAACTATCGCTCCGGGTTAAAGCGATTTTACAAACTTCGATTTCATGTGGGAAATCCCGGTAATCTTGAAGCAACTGATTATGTGGACGAAGTCGGTAGTGCAATGGATACTGTTAAGTATTATTATACGGAGATTTGGAGATGATGAGAAGTGCGCTTATAGTGACAATATTACTTATAGTTAGTTCATGTGTGCTCCTGGTCGGTTGTTTTAAACGCTACGATGATGTGCTACCT
This Dyadobacter sp. UC 10 DNA region includes the following protein-coding sequences:
- a CDS encoding NADH-quinone oxidoreductase subunit C; this translates as MTFQEISALIVERFPDIAVDADTKGPQPILIVPVEKIAEICAFLHQDNRLFFDHLACITAIDNGPGLATMEVIYNLTSIPYHTDLAIKAVFPRNAESDPLPSVPTVSHIWRTANWHEREAFDLMGIHFEGHPDLRRILLPEDWEGHPLRKDFTVQDRYHGIYVRYEDGAPGQELVGPDRT
- the nuoB gene encoding NADH-quinone oxidoreductase subunit NuoB, which codes for MSERPKTGDGGIILTNAEDLMNWARLSSLWPMGFGLACCAIEMMAAYASNYDLERFGIMPRPSPRQSDVMIVAGTVTFKMADRIRRLYEQMPEPRYVISMGSCSNCGGPYWEHGYHVVKGVDRIIPVDIYVPGCPPRPEALIGGFLKLQEKIRNTKEVAPSLFLEMEAAEMATT
- a CDS encoding helix-turn-helix domain-containing protein; this encodes MNTIASNLLAKREEKRFKQSYVAEQCGMSQPNYSNIERGETSPSIEQLKKFAEVFGTTVEELIADRTGNDHVNLPLLKIHKKNLTESDKDIYIKILENQVRTLMAKKRKRQ
- a CDS encoding Spi family protease inhibitor, yielding MVNINRSQLPGLLSAFFILTFASCQRSEIATPGREVPGLSVSQFEVSMDDAAEVASFHLSADSVANKTARVVAGDNEVLERKTITDSTSSEPLFYIFKKRKGFTIVSADMRVMPVLAYSEKIRS
- a CDS encoding C10 family peptidase, translated to MKEWQGYLSRQLRTSDTYCIEWYQYGQFQCKYTSTQKGPLLTTEWGQRHLSTTQLSTGGDCDDCGRRLAGCGPVAMAQLEEFYHPNPARPRVSNGICTAVNAGQVSLGSLMQVMGAKSKASYNYMGTCATFTWPANVKSGLKDFGFSNGGNGNEAYNFALIKSELNGNHPVIFWGSTCLDCFSDYHIWICDGYLQHHYSDFNCTTKQCNQWSYSYLNMNWGWGNDSNGYFAFGQYNPAEGDYNANLHVITGIRP